In a single window of the Flavobacterium ammoniigenes genome:
- a CDS encoding DUF4249 domain-containing protein, whose translation MRKLYSLLTIITCLSLLGCEEVIPLDLQSGTPKLVVEAALTWKKGTTGNIQKIKLSTTTDYYSDSPNYVKGATVFVQNSANQSFTFVEVPNTGEYKCSNFIPVIGDTYRLSIRYNGNTYTAQEVLQPVATIMKVEQNNNGGFGGKNIELKAHYIDPSDVKNYYLYRYTYSSQVISNFYTDEDVFYNGNEFFSISQNDKIKSGDKVEINHYGISRTYFNYMSVLVSIAGNGGGGPFQSPPATVRGNIINTTQEENFPLGYFSLSEYDSVNYTVK comes from the coding sequence ATGAGAAAATTATATTCATTACTAACTATAATTACTTGTTTATCGCTTTTAGGTTGTGAAGAAGTGATTCCATTAGATCTTCAATCAGGAACGCCGAAACTGGTAGTGGAAGCTGCTTTAACATGGAAAAAAGGAACTACCGGTAATATCCAAAAAATAAAATTAAGCACCACAACAGATTATTACAGTGATTCTCCAAATTATGTGAAAGGAGCGACAGTATTTGTTCAAAATAGTGCGAATCAAAGTTTTACTTTTGTTGAAGTACCCAACACAGGTGAATATAAGTGTTCGAATTTTATTCCCGTAATTGGCGACACCTACCGTTTGTCAATTCGATACAATGGAAACACCTATACCGCGCAAGAAGTACTGCAACCCGTTGCTACTATAATGAAAGTGGAACAAAATAATAATGGTGGTTTTGGTGGAAAAAACATTGAATTGAAAGCACATTATATCGACCCTTCGGATGTGAAAAATTACTACCTATACCGTTATACCTATTCTAGTCAAGTAATCTCCAATTTTTATACTGATGAAGATGTATTCTACAATGGAAATGAATTTTTCAGCATCTCTCAAAACGATAAAATTAAATCCGGTGATAAAGTAGAAATCAATCATTATGGTATTTCTAGAACCTATTTTAACTATATGTCAGTATTAGTGAGTATTGCCGGTAATGGTGGTGGCGGACCTTTTCAATCGCCTCCAGCAACTGTAAGAGGGAATATAATCAACACTACACAAGAAGAAAATTTTCCGTTGGGATACTTTTCATTAAGTGAATACGACTCAGTAAACTATACCGTTAAATAA
- a CDS encoding thiamine diphosphokinase has protein sequence MSSHHIVRDDQEPALIIANGAACQPELLGQLLEWSPLVVVLDAAMERVMELDIKVDVLLGDFDADFDPEKYQTEQYPIDIIHAPDQNKTDLEKAFDYLIERNIPAVNVVWATGKRADHTITNLTTITSYRDRLKIVLLDDHSKVFLLPKKFEKWYTANTSISLIPIGQVTGIHSSNLFYPLQNDSLKLGYRTGSSNHVTHDGIVTIEHAEGDLLLMECFD, from the coding sequence ATGTCTTCACATCACATCGTTCGAGACGACCAAGAGCCTGCTTTAATTATAGCCAATGGTGCCGCCTGCCAACCAGAATTATTGGGGCAGTTATTAGAATGGTCCCCCTTGGTTGTTGTATTGGATGCTGCCATGGAACGCGTGATGGAATTGGACATCAAAGTAGATGTTTTATTGGGTGATTTTGATGCTGATTTTGACCCCGAAAAATACCAAACAGAACAATACCCAATTGACATTATACATGCTCCAGATCAAAACAAAACCGACTTGGAAAAAGCATTTGACTATCTAATCGAACGCAATATTCCAGCCGTGAATGTGGTTTGGGCAACTGGAAAACGAGCCGATCATACTATTACCAACCTTACTACAATTACCAGCTATCGTGATCGTTTAAAAATTGTTCTCTTGGACGACCATTCCAAAGTATTTTTATTGCCCAAAAAATTCGAAAAATGGTATACTGCAAATACATCCATTTCTTTAATTCCTATCGGACAGGTAACTGGAATTCATTCTTCGAATTTATTTTATCCTTTACAAAACGACTCATTAAAATTAGGTTATCGAACGGGAAGCAGTAATCATGTAACGCATGACGGTATCGTAACCATCGAACATGCAGAAGGCGATTTACTTTTGATGGAATGTTTTGATTAA